A genomic stretch from Hemibagrus wyckioides isolate EC202008001 linkage group LG20, SWU_Hwy_1.0, whole genome shotgun sequence includes:
- the coq3 gene encoding ubiquinone biosynthesis O-methyltransferase, mitochondrial, whose protein sequence is MFSQKCARLTGFVFKYRLKWTIPVVKYPTNECQRVRMSHSSWTGRKQHTHSGGETRGVHIHSVRPLSSSTLDPEEVRKFQVLANKWWDIQGEFALLHAMNDLRVPFIRDNLLTVHGGGEMGRPLAGLRILDVGCGGGLLTEPLGRMGAKVLGVDPVEVSVRTAELHSSLDPALRGRVRYRACTLEELTEEEENEEAFDAIVASEVVEHLADLDTFVHCCYRMLKPGGSVFITTISRTQLSYALGIVMAEQVLRIVPQGTHQWDKFISPVELETLLESSGMSVQTVRGMFYNPLSGCWSWQKSTAVNYALHAIKEKEEPLNQTPAED, encoded by the exons ATGTTTTCTCAGAAATGTGCACGCCTTACTGGCTTTGTATTTAAGTACAGATTAAAATGGACGATACCTGTGGTAAAATATCCTACAAATGAATGTCAGCGTGTCAGAATGTCACACAGCAGCTGGACGGGACgtaaacagcacacacactctggggGCGAGACGAGAGG TGTCCATATCCACAGTGTCCGTCCTCTCTCCTCCAGCACTCTAGACCCGGAGGAGGTCAGGAAGTTCCAGGTTCTGGCCAATAAATGGTGGGATATACAAGGTGAATTTGCCCTCCTCCATGCCATGAATGATCTCAGAGTGCCCTTCATCCG TGATAACCTGTTGACTGTACACGGTGGGGGTGAGATGGGTCGCCCCCTGGCTGGGCTCAGGATACTTGATGTGGGCTGTGGTGGAGGTCTGCTCACTGAG CCCCTTGGGAGAATGGGTGCCAAGGTGTTGGGTGTTGACCCAGTAGAGGTGAGCGTGAGGACAGCCGAGCTGCACTCATCCCTCGATCCTGCGCTCAGAGGACGAGTGCGGTATCGTGCATGCACTCTGGAAGAGCTGactgaggaagaggaaaatGAGGAAGCATTCGATGCGATCGTGGCCTCGGAAGTGGTCGAACACCTGGCAGATCTCGACACCTTCGTCCACTGCTGCTACCGCATGCTGAAG CCGGGTGGGTCTGTCTTCATCACCACTATCAGTCGGACTCAGCTATCCTATGCCTTGGGAATCGTGATGGCTGAACAGGTGCTGCGTATTGTACCACAAGGGACACATCAGTGGGACAAGTTCATCAGCCCGGTGGAGCTGGAGACACTGCTGGAATCtt cTGGAATGAGTGTTCAGACTGTCAGAGGAATGTTTTACAACCCTCTTTCCGGATGTTGGAGCTGGCAGAAGAGCACAGCCGTGAATTATGCGCTGCACGCCATCAAAGAGAAGGAGGAGCCACTTAATCAGACCCCTGCTGAGGATTAG